The sequence TGCTCCCTGTGATGTATGCATTTCTTTTGCTGTCTATTGTAATATCAGTAGCAATGTCATGATTACTTCCTCCAATATATGAAGAATATGTAAGGTCATCACCTGAGGCATTAATCTTTGTTATGAAAACATCCGTTCCGCCTCCTTCGTAGTTCTTTTGAAAAGCATTCCGGATAGGAAAATCTTTTGATGACGTATCACCTGTTAAATATATATTTCCCGAACTGTCTGTTGAAATACTAACTCCATAATCACGTGAACTCCCTCCTAAAAAAAGAAGATAAATTAAAGAACTTGGTTTTGAATGAAGCTTAATAACTATTGCATCTTCTGAATTTTTCCCGATCGGATTATTTACTGCATGGTAAAGACTTTCAACAGCAATACAACCTGTTATATAGATATTTCCAGAATTGTCTGAAATTTTTTTCGTAATTATCTCTTCAATTTTTCTATCAAAATATACTTTTTCAATTAATACCTGTTTTATGATTAATGGAAATTTTCTATCGTGTTTAGCTGTTCGGAACCCAAATGATTTTTTATCAAGAATATAAAAATCACCAGATATTATCGAAGTTTTTCCTTTGATATTCTGAAAAAATACCGGTTTTTTTAAAATATATTTTTTATTTTTTACTCCAATAGTAAGCAATCCTTCCTCGTTTATGTCTAAAAAGTCTATAGCATCAAACGATAACTTTATATCTGTAATGTCAGCAGCAGGCTTTACTATTATCTGTAAATAAACCTCATCATCTTCTGCATTGAATTGAATATCTATATTACTATATATATTTTTATAATGTATTTTTCTGTATCCTTTTATATCTCTTATCCATGACGAATCATTATCACCTATAAAATAGTTAACTTTTGTGTTTATTTTTTCTTCTCCAGAGAATTTTGATTCTTTTTTTGAATCGATAAATTCAAGTTTCACAGGTATTTTATTTTTATCATTACATAAATAGAAAAAGACTCCTTCTTCTGTAAACAGTATGCTACTCATCCATTCATAATATTTTACATGTGGAACTATTTGACCTTCGTTCTTTAAAAAAAATGGCGGTAATTTAATTAAAGAGTCATTATTTTTCTCTGCATTCAGATAATCAAATTCTAAAAGAATTAGTGAAATGATAAGAAATATAAATAATATTACTTTTAGTGAATCAAAAAACTTACTCATATATATTCGTTAACCCGAATAATACAGACATTGCTCAAAAATTTCTTTAACTCGATGAATTATCGGATTTGTCTTATTTGTTTTATGGATAAAAATATTCGCAAAACCATTAGTTAAAGGAACACTAAGGAATCGAAAAATAAATTTTCTCACAACATCTGCATTATTCAATTGCATTTTTTGGGTTAATAGACGATTGAATTATTATAATTTTTAAATCCAAAGCTGAAATTTATTAATTATATCGGAGGATTTATCAGAAAAGTATCATGTGCAAAATAGTCTTTAATTCTTACTCTTCTTCCTTCAATCTCGATTCTTCCCTCGGAATATAGTTTTATGGCCTCAGGATATATCTTATGCTCTAAACGCAGAATCCTCTCTGATAGCAACTCTTCAGTATCGTCATTAAAGACAGGCACAGCAGCCTGAATAATTACAGGACCGGTATCCATACCTTCATCTACAAAATGGACAGTACAACCTGAAATCTTTACGCCGTATTCAATGGCCTGCTTCTGTCCATGTAATCCCGGAAATGATGGCAGAAGTGCTGGATGAATATTCATAATTTTGTTCCTGTATTCATCTATAAGAGGCTTTCCGATAATTCTCATAAAACCTGCTAAAATAACAAGTTCAACATTTCTTTTTTTTAATTCGTAAGCAATTTTTCTATAAAAATTATCTTTTGAATTGTATTCCCCTGGTTTGATTATTAAATACTCAATTTTATGTTTCTTTGCTCTTTCGATAGCATATGCAGATGGATTATCGGTTATTAGTATTTCTATTTCAGCATTTATAAACTTATTATCTATTGCATTAATAATTGACTGGAAATTTGAACCTCTACCAGAAGCAAGTATGCCAAGTCTTAAAATACTATCCTCCTTATTTATAATCTTATTTCTATATGAGATTTTTCTCTTAACTCCTTGATAAGGCTTTTATATCTCTTCGAAAAGATATCTTCTGCCAATTGTTTTCTAACATTCTCCTTTATTTTTTCTATATCAGGAGCAGGAATTATTTCATCCAGCTTAATAATATGAAGCCCTTTTTCAGTCCAGAATGGTTTGCTGATATCACCTGTCTTCATATTGGAGATTACATGAACAAATTCCTTTGATAAATCACCCTTTTTAACTACACCAAGGTCCCCTCCTGTTTTTGCAGATGGGTCATCTGAATACTCATGGCACAAATTTGAGAAATCTTCTCCTTCATTTAATTTCTGAATAACAATAGCCGCCTTTTCTTCTATAGATTTTATATCATCATCTTTTGGTCGCTTGAAAAAGATCTGTCTTATTCTATATGATTCACTGTCAAGCAATTCCCTTTTATCCTTTTCGAGAAACCTTTTTATTTCTTCTTCAGATACAACAACCTTATTTCTTATCTGATAATTTAAAAATTTACTGATGAGCATCTGTTCTGACAGTCTTTTTTTATAATCTTCGAGGGTAAAACCTTCTTTTTTCAATGATTCTTCAAAATCAGTGTCATTCATAGAGTATTTCTTCTTTATATTTTCAATAGCTTCCTGTATTTCATCCTGTTTAACTTCGAAGCCAAGGCGCTTTGCCTCTTGTAGCTGTAATTTAAAATCTATCAGTTTATCAAGAAAAATAGCTTCATTTTCTTTAAATACTTTATTGCGCTCTTCTTCTGTCAGCGCTTTTATTTGATCTGTTGATTCGTATTCCATCATCTTAAAAAGTTCGCTCCATGTAATAACCTCTTTGTTTACAACTGCAATAACACGGTCAAGAAGAATAGCATTGTATGCATTTTTAGTAATAACAGTAATTACTAATATAATAATTAATAATTTTAATCTTCTCATAATATCGCTCAGATAACCTCTGGTATGTTCACAAAGACTTAAGAAACGTTAAAATTATATAATATATTAGATATGTTTCTCAAATTTTTTTAATTCAAATTTTAGGGCTCATATCTAATTGACAAAATTTTATTTTATATAGTATATAATAGTTCTTTTGGGCGGATAGCTCAGTTGGGAGAGCGCAGCCCTTACAAGGCTGAGGTCACAGGTTCAATCCCTGTTCCGCCTACTGGGGTGGTAGTTCAGCCCGGTTAGAACGCTGGCCTGTCAAGCCAGAGGTCGCGGGTTCAAGTCCCGTCCACCCCGCCATAAAAATCTATTAATCTTTACCGGCCTCATCAAAGATTAAAACAAAATTAATCATTATTTCATTTATAAAATCCTTATCCATAAAAATGCATTTTTCGGGCTTTTAGACACAAATTTATATTAAATTTAAAAGTAATTTTAATTATTTCATAAGAAATATTAATGATTTAAATACTTGACAATTTAAATTTTTTGTTATATAAAAATAAATTAGCACTCTCTGTTATAGAGTGCTAATCCTAATGAAGATATATTATAGACACTCAAAAGGAGGTGTTTTTTCTATGCTATGGTCAGATTTAGAAAGACTTGGTAGATTATTTGACCCGTGGAGTGAATTTGAACGCCTAAATCGTTCACTTTGGAATTGGAGACCTCTTACAGAAGTAGAATTCCCGCCAGTCAATATGTGGGTTTCAGAAGACGAAGCAGTTGTTACCACAGAAATCCCTGGTATTTCTGCTGAGACAATCGACATCTCACTTGCTGGAAATTCTCTTACTTTACGAGGTTCTCGGAAACCTGAAGAGCTAAAGGAAGGGGAAACATATCATCGTAAAGAAAGGTGGCAGGGACAGTTTAGTAAAGTTATTGAGCTACCTTTTACTGTAGAAGGAGATAAAATTGATGCAAGAGTTATTAATGGAGTACTTTATATTAAACTTCCACGTGCAGAGGCAGAAAAACCAAGAAAAATTGCAGTAAAATCAATATAAATACATAAGGAGGTGATTTTATATGGCAGATACTGTAACAAAAGATATTCAGAAAAAAGTGTCTGAAACTCCTGAAAAAGCTGAACGAACAAAGACTTCAAAAATATATAATCCTTCTGTGGATATAATAGAAAGAAAAGATGAAATTGTCCTATTTGCCGATATGCCAGGTGTTGATGAAAAAAATGTTGATATAACACTCGAAAAAAACATTATTACTATCTACGGAAAGGTCGACACCGAAATACCTGAAAGACATAGGCTCACCTTATCTGAATATGGTGTAGGAGATTATCAAAGATCTTTTACTCTTACAGATGAGATTGATAGAGATAAAATTCAGGCAACCATGAAAAATGGTGTTTTAAAATTGATTCTACCCAAGGCTGACGCTGTGAAAACTAAAAAGATTACAGTGAAAGCTGAGGGATAAAAAATAAATTCTTATTAGAAAGGAGGATTTAAAAATGGCAATTAAGAACCTTATAACATCAGCTAAAAAAGATGTCCCTGTAAGGCGTGAAGAGTATGATCCATTCGCCCTTTTTCGTCACGAGATGAACAGACTTTTTGACAGCTTCTTTCACGGTTTCGATATCGAGCCTTTTGAGAAAAGATTTGGGGGTTTCACACCAAATGTTAATGTAGTTGAGGATGAAAAAGAGATTAAAGTTACAGCAGAACTTCCCGGTATGGATGAAAAAGACATAGATGTCTCTTTAGCAAAAGATTCTTTAACAATTAAAGGTGAAAAGAAGGAAGAAAAAGAGGATAAAGGTAAAAATTATTATCGTATGGAACGTTCATATGGTTCATTCACTCGCATGATTCCTATTCCTGTAGAAATCGACACAGATAAGGCAAAAGCACAATTCAAGAAAGGAGTTCTTACTGTAACCCTTCCAAAAACTGCTAAAGCGATTAAAGAAACAAAGAAGATTCCTGTCAAGGCTGAATAAGAGACTCAAAGGAGCTGATATGTGTTAAACTTTATACACAATATCAGCTCTTTTTTTATTTTAAAAACATACCTTTTATGAATAGCTTAATACCATTCATATGCATGGGTCTCACATCTTTGCTTCTTCAGATAACCGCTCTACGCCTTCTACTTTCAACATTTTCAGGGAATGAACTCGATATCGGAATAACTTTTTCATTCTGGCTTATCTATGTTAGCCTGGGAAGTTATATAGGACAGAGAATAAGATTTAAATATGCATTCATATATTCTTTTATTGTTATTGCAATCCTATCGTTGCCTACTGCTTTTGCAATAAAATCGATAAGAACTATCCTGTATTTAGAACCTGGTGAATCAGTATCTTTTCATTTCACTGTCCTTTCAACAGCAATTACTCTTTTACCTCTTTGTTTTATGATCGGATTGCAATTTCCTTTATCTGTTTCATTTTCAGGAGGAAACAATGCAGCAGGAAGGGTCTATGGACTTGAAGCATTTGGAGCTTTTACAGGTGGCATTTTATTCACCTTTTTTATTTCTTCGCGAATGAATGCTTTTGAATTATGTCTTGTTCTATCATTGATAAATATAGTAGTTGCAGTTTATCTCTCAAAAAAGAAACTTATTTCTATTACAATGATCCTTCCTCTCATTTTCTATATTGGATTTCATAAGACTTTTTCCAGCCTTTCTTGGAATGGTATGGAGATTTCTCAATCAGCCGAATCCAGATATGGAGAAATCGAAGTTATTAAGATCAGAGAACAATCGAGTATTTATACAAACGGACATCTCATGTTCACGTATCCGAATCCACAAAGGGATGAGATGAACGCACACTTACCTATGACCTTACACCCCTCACCATCGAATATCCTTGTTATCGGCGGATCTTTAGGAATACTCAAAGAGTTTTTGAAATATCCTGTTGATAGTTTAGATTTCATAGAGCTTGATTCAAAAATTGTCGAAATATCTATGCAACTTCTCAATAGTAGCAGAGAAGATGCAAATGCTATAAAAGATCAGAGAGTTAGAATAATTATTGAAGATGGAAGAAGATTCATAAAAAAATTAAATAGACACGCATACGATCTGATAATTTTAAACCTTCCACAGCCGTCTACAGCAAGTATTAACCGCTTTTATACCACTGATTTTTTCATGGAAACAAAGGATGTTCTGAAAAGATACGGCATGATCTATTTATCAATTCCGCAATCAACAGGATATATCGGTAAAAGGATGAAGATAGCAAACGGCTCTATTTATAATTCACTTAAATCTGTCTTCAGATATGTTGAGGTAACCACACAGGAATACGGAGGGCTTTTCGCATCTGATTCTGTAATATCCACAGAACCAGAGATACTTGAAAAAAGGTTTATCCAGAGAGCAATCCATACAAAACACTTTAATCAGTATATCTTCAGTGATGTCTTTTCTCCTTTTAATTTAGAGTATGTTAAAAAGAGACTCGGAGAGATAAAATTGATCAATACTGACTTCCGTCCTTCAGCATATGTATATAATCTAATGCTTTGGGCAGAGATACATGGTGGGGGAATATTATATAATCTGCTTTCAATCAGGTTCTGGAATATTCTTATCATATTTGCAGTTTATCTAACATGTATTGCCCTCATATCATACAGAAAAAAGAAACGTGTAATCTTTTTCTCTATTTTTACTACAGGATTCTCCGGAATGTCTTTTGTCCTTACTATAATTCTTACATATCAGGCAATATACGGCTATATATATGAGATGATAGGGATACTATCAGCAACATTCATGATCGGACTATGGATAGGAACATTAATAACAAGAAATCTCAGAGAGCCGTTAAGAATACTGTTTTATATGGAACTGACAACTATTCTTCTAT comes from Nitrospirota bacterium and encodes:
- a CDS encoding peptidylprolyl isomerase, whose amino-acid sequence is MRRLKLLIIILVITVITKNAYNAILLDRVIAVVNKEVITWSELFKMMEYESTDQIKALTEEERNKVFKENEAIFLDKLIDFKLQLQEAKRLGFEVKQDEIQEAIENIKKKYSMNDTDFEESLKKEGFTLEDYKKRLSEQMLISKFLNYQIRNKVVVSEEEIKRFLEKDKRELLDSESYRIRQIFFKRPKDDDIKSIEEKAAIVIQKLNEGEDFSNLCHEYSDDPSAKTGGDLGVVKKGDLSKEFVHVISNMKTGDISKPFWTEKGLHIIKLDEIIPAPDIEKIKENVRKQLAEDIFSKRYKSLIKELREKSHIEIRL
- a CDS encoding phosphoribosylglycinamide formyltransferase, with product MLRLGILASGRGSNFQSIINAIDNKFINAEIEILITDNPSAYAIERAKKHKIEYLIIKPGEYNSKDNFYRKIAYELKKRNVELVILAGFMRIIGKPLIDEYRNKIMNIHPALLPSFPGLHGQKQAIEYGVKISGCTVHFVDEGMDTGPVIIQAAVPVFNDDTEELLSERILRLEHKIYPEAIKLYSEGRIEIEGRRVRIKDYFAHDTFLINPPI
- a CDS encoding SBBP repeat-containing protein, with the protein product MSKFFDSLKVILFIFLIISLILLEFDYLNAEKNNDSLIKLPPFFLKNEGQIVPHVKYYEWMSSILFTEEGVFFYLCNDKNKIPVKLEFIDSKKESKFSGEEKINTKVNYFIGDNDSSWIRDIKGYRKIHYKNIYSNIDIQFNAEDDEVYLQIIVKPAADITDIKLSFDAIDFLDINEEGLLTIGVKNKKYILKKPVFFQNIKGKTSIISGDFYILDKKSFGFRTAKHDRKFPLIIKQVLIEKVYFDRKIEEIITKKISDNSGNIYITGCIAVESLYHAVNNPIGKNSEDAIVIKLHSKPSSLIYLLFLGGSSRDYGVSISTDSSGNIYLTGDTSSKDFPIRNAFQKNYEGGGTDVFITKINASGDDLTYSSYIGGSNHDIATDITIDSKRNAYITGSTKSLNFSTKNPFQPQKGGYYDAFVVKTNEYGNPLIYSTYLGGSNWDAGFHIKADDEGNIFVTGCTKSLNFPLKEPVYSEYDESREAFATMINHSGNQLVYSTYLPINGKDCRSVKPMELFENLYFRQ
- a CDS encoding Hsp20/alpha crystallin family protein produces the protein MAIKNLITSAKKDVPVRREEYDPFALFRHEMNRLFDSFFHGFDIEPFEKRFGGFTPNVNVVEDEKEIKVTAELPGMDEKDIDVSLAKDSLTIKGEKKEEKEDKGKNYYRMERSYGSFTRMIPIPVEIDTDKAKAQFKKGVLTVTLPKTAKAIKETKKIPVKAE
- a CDS encoding Hsp20/alpha crystallin family protein, with the translated sequence MKIYYRHSKGGVFSMLWSDLERLGRLFDPWSEFERLNRSLWNWRPLTEVEFPPVNMWVSEDEAVVTTEIPGISAETIDISLAGNSLTLRGSRKPEELKEGETYHRKERWQGQFSKVIELPFTVEGDKIDARVINGVLYIKLPRAEAEKPRKIAVKSI
- a CDS encoding Hsp20/alpha crystallin family protein; this encodes MADTVTKDIQKKVSETPEKAERTKTSKIYNPSVDIIERKDEIVLFADMPGVDEKNVDITLEKNIITIYGKVDTEIPERHRLTLSEYGVGDYQRSFTLTDEIDRDKIQATMKNGVLKLILPKADAVKTKKITVKAEG